The following nucleotide sequence is from Mangifera indica cultivar Alphonso chromosome 1, CATAS_Mindica_2.1, whole genome shotgun sequence.
GGAGGGCATAAGAGCCCAGTAAAGCTTTCAAGCACCTGGAGAGAGGAAATCAATTCCTCTATCACTGAAGCGAGGCACTGCTCATCCAATCCATGTCCAAACCCAGTTTCCATACACCCAGGTGTTGCTGCCCCCTTACCCTTTGAAAACTGCAATTTGGACTCTTCGGCCAAAATATCAGCAATTGCCAAGGGGACAATAGACAAAAGCATACAAAGGCGGGCCTCAAGATGTGGAACAGGGCCTTCTGGAGGATCACGTTCCTGCAGTGGAGTAAGagtcataaaaaatatttctggTATGCATATAGTTTAAGTCAATCAAAGAGAAGTTAGCATAGATTTAGCCTCAACTCTTTGTACAAGCCGAAGGGCAGAAAGCCAAAGTGCTAGGAAAGTTTCTTGCCAGCTTGCCCGGTTAAGTCTTCTGAGGGTATTAATTGTTTCTGCAGTAAAACATCAACATTATGACATTGTCTATTCCTTTAGCTTTTGAGCATACTTCTTTCAAAAACAGggtgaaaaaacaaaagatcaaacatatgcaaaaaaaaaaaccacagaCACACACATaccaaaaaaagggaaaaaacataaaatattaaaaagaaaaaaatttagaatgacCTCTCTTCAAGCAGATGTACCTGAAAGTATAACAATGGCTGACCTGACAGGAAGTTGTCGCCCATCCATTTCATTCTCCATGTAAATATCAAAGGGAAGCCAACAAGCTGACAAACCAGATTCACTATTGCAACAAGACATTGGCCTCAATGATTTAGAATCTACAAGCATCCCAATGAGCCTGCGCTTGTTTAGCTGGTAGTCATAACCCACAACTTTCTGGACATTAGCCCATAACGTAGCCAAAAGCTGGTTTGCAGACTTCAGTTTTGAAGACGCTAACTTATTGGCTTCAAGAAACCGCAACCTCTGCAGAAGGCCATCGAACTTTTCAGGCCTATAGAAGCAGAAAAGAGACAAGAAAAAGGTGATGACAAAGATCAAAAGTGTTCGATGCTTGAACTTGCTTGTTCAGAATGAATTACTAATGCCACGTGAGCTGCCTGCAGTagtatttaatttgaaattgcaGCAACATCCCAAGaagtaatattttgttaatgagtcAATTCCACAATCTTCACTATGTTGATTAACAAACATTTCATGAGAAATGTTCTAATTTAGAATAAACATCAAACACTCCCAGGATTGCAAAAGaaagcaatttaaaaaaattactcagaTAAGGTGTTCATATATCATCCCTAAAGGAGTTATTTCACTAGGTCACCGATTGGAGTACCCCATCCTATTTGATAGTCTGTTCATGAACATGCTTGTTAAGCTACCACCTTAACCTAGGAAAAGCAGAGTTTTAAACAATTTGAAAGTCCAACATATGGACACAGTATTTGGCATGTATCATGGAGTTTGAATAATTCAGTCATGGCAGATAACTAATTCTGAACTGAAAATTCAGCCAAGATGCAGCTCCTCAAGtggatgaaaaaaaatcatattaataaataacagAAGGGAATTCAAAATTAGCAAAAATAAGTAAACTAAACTTAAACTAGCATTATACAGAAGACTTGCATAACTAGTATTATTTGGTGTTTGTACTCAGCAAGCAAATTAACATAATGTTTTGTTTAGGCCAGTATAAGCAAGGTAATTATTGTTTAAAGCTGTGACTTAATCATccaattgaaaataagaaagaagTCAGCGAAATCATACATGTTGAAGTGAACAAGGCGAAGTAAAACCACAGCTTTTCCACTTTCAGTGAGTTTGTTCAAGACTTGAAGTGCAATGAGAGAATTCTTCATCCTCATATGTTCAAGAACTTGTTCATTTCCAATAGAGTCAATCTCCATAATAGTGTGGTGTTCAACACTTTCAACTCCTGCACTTGGATTCAGCAATCCCCAATCCTCAAACAAGCTATCAATCAAGCGAACAAGAACGGtgaaaatgaacaaaacaaacGCATGCCCAAGCTCCAGAACTCCAACATTGTAAGTCTCAGAAAGCTTAAGGCTAACATCAACAGATTCTATAATCCTGCAGCAACCAGCAAACAAAGTTAAAGGACAACGTGGGgttaaaccaaaattaacagcacaaaaaaaaaaaaagtgacttGTACTAACTTGTGTTTGCAAGAATCAGAGATGACATCAGAGAAAGACAGAGCGTGTCGATTAAGGAGCTCCAGATAAAGCCGGAAAGCTTGAGGCTGAGAGCGCCGATGAGGAATGAGTTTGGCAgtgagaagagaaagaagatgaaaaggacAGAGAAGGCAAGAGGAAAGAGCGTAATCCAGAAACTTCCAAAGGGAAGGATGATTATTctgaaaacaaagagaagacaCCAAAACTCGTCCCAATTCAGGGCTGGGTTCATCTTCACCACCAGAGTTCAAACAATTCCCAATTTCCAGAGCCCAAATCAAAGGACCATCCTGCCGCTGTTGGCATCTTTTCACAGTCTCAATCACCCTTTGCTGGAAAGACTCTTCTTCCATCTCCATCATCAGTACAATGCAGACAAGGTGTTCGACGAATTGCCTTCGCCAACAACATTCATCACCGAAACTCGGTCCCGATATATACTCTAATTAATTCAAAGTGTGGTTCACAGTATTCTGCAACTgggtattttagtttttgaacAAGAATCAAAATGCCCGTCATTATCAACTAATTACAACCGTTAATCTGTTTAAGTCTCTGCAAAGAATTGACCTCTGTTCAAATGATAATCGACTTTATCACAAAAAACGAGGCAAACAACATACACGTACAAATCGTTTTAATCGAATTCCTGATTGCATTGCAGGCTGTCAAGatagatttgatgaattttttacgGAGAGCCTAACTGTGGTTTGAACTTAATTTATACCATCCGAAACCAGGATTTGAGTTTAAATGTCTTAGGTATAATTCAACCTTATTTTGTGTGTAGTCCCTATTTGGGGTTAAATTGGCAATAACAACTTTTTAGTTGTTTTGAATAAGGactattctattaaatttagtCAATTTTGTGGCCCCAAATCGTTCACATATTAGTTATCCATAGGAAAAATTGAAtcgaaaatgaaaaattttgtggACTTTTCACTTCATACACAATAATTAGATTTTCTCAATATTGTATACATTAGCTCTCTTTGAACCAATCTAATACGATTATTTTGTTACGAGGTTTTGAAGATATAAATTCCAACTATAAGGTTGTGTGTTGATTGTATTTGAATCAAAAGGGAGTTTTTGGtgagaatttttagttttttagggGAGAAGTGCGATCAAAATATGTTGAGGGgcaaccctttaaaattttgtcatatttCATTTAACTACCAAAACAggttatttataatagtttttccaattagttttaatttgcATAAATGCAAAACcaatatattatgataaagtcaataatcaaatttattgtgGCTTACATATATGCCCTGTTAAACAAGTTGAATGTGACATAAAAGTAGGTATATGAGACATGAGAACAATCATGTCAAATGGGCCTAATTTGCACAGTAACTGtgtttaattagtgttttgacATTTAACGTGAATATGAAATTGATTGAtaatgaattttgaataaaataagttttacgTGTTAACtaaaatactatatataattcaaatgaCCACCAAAATACCCTACATGAGAGAccatttttttttggtaatccTTAAGGGGGCATTTAGTTtaggaaatattttattaccaaaattataagattatcttaaaaataaattatattaaggattattaggtataaattattactaaatttaataaaaattgataagtataaataattattgtattcatttaattataataaaagaatattagtatattattttacttaaataccattagtataattattctaaattttttttatattaattgttatattaattgaaaatatatttatttttgtcataaaaattaataaataagaatatagttataataaaataaagattacattggtaataatttaatacttaaagtgtagatggtaatctgattattttttatattatttgttatatcatctttgataataaaatattattaaatttttttattatttataaaataatataaataataaattacaaaaataacctCTAATATCTCTAATCAAATGCTCTCTTATCATAAGTATTGCACCAAATTAGCCATGGCCTGGCCGGGAAAACCAATGCAGTGTCCTCTGACTACGAAAAGCCCATTAAGTCAAATTGATAAGGTCACGCCAACCTCTCCTTTTCCAAGTAAACTGCAGGATCTTGACACGTGTAATTGTCAATGCATGTTAATTTTATGTTTCACAAAAACACGTAGCCTCCAGAgccaaaaacatttataaaatgaaGCCTGTTTTATTCATGCTTTCATCTAATTGGAATTTGTTACTTTTTCCacgaaataataattaaaattctgtACACGAGGtacattatttatcatttattaaataatttaagtaatttaaaattaatatttgttgccCCACGCCAATAAATAAACTCTTGTGAggtcaaaatataaataaatggatACGCGACAGCAACCAGGAGACTCTACTATCCTATAGGGTTAATCACTAAAGTAACCCTATAGAAAGTTATAATGCCATATACTATCCTAAAACTTAATCGACAACCCCAATAAAACAAAAGATAGAATATTAGGTCTTAATTAGGGATCTCAACTGAGTTTAAACCTacttttttggattttaattgattttaaattgcgttttgtttaaatttaatttgattcaaatagaaTCTGTCCCTCGTTTTAGGGGGCCTTTTCtatcagttttcaaaacctGCAAGGCTGAGTTTGTTTGAGCTAACCTAGAGGGCGTGAAAGGAAATTGTGTCATCACCGAATAGTCCATGAACCATGATCCTTTCCTGCTACTGCTATAGATTTAGTAGGTTGTAACCGAACCCGAAACCCATACCCACCACCACCCGGCCCGTCCCtgtacattttaatttttttttttttttcaggaaaataaaatatcctAAGGTTCTGATctcatcaatttatttatttttggttcaaTGTGAAACAGCAGGAGTTCTAAAATACACAGAAgaataagtgtgtatatatatacacatatgtaCCAGATAATCCCAAATTCGACGTTCCATTGTTGcggaaggaagaagaagaagatggacATTCAAGCTAAGAAGGGATTTTTCGGTAACCGGAAACGGAGGAACATATGCATAGTTCTTGGACTGACTCTAATCTTGCTCATACTAACAATAGTGATCTTATCATTCACCGTTTTCAAAGCCAAAGACCCCGTAATCACCGTCGATTCCGTCGCTCTAGATTACCTCAGTGTGCACCTTGACATTGCCAGAGTGACGGTGAATATCAACTTGACCGTCGCCGTCAATCTCACTATTGACAATCCGAACAAAGTGGGCATGAAGTACAACAACACCACGTCGACGTTGATTTACAGAGGAGAGGAAGTGGGAGAGATTCCGATCCCTGCCGGCGAAGTATCGGCGG
It contains:
- the LOC123215474 gene encoding uncharacterized protein LOC123215474 — protein: MYQIIPNSTFHCCGRKKKKMDIQAKKGFFGNRKRRNICIVLGLTLILLILTIVILSFTVFKAKDPVITVDSVALDYLSVHLDIARVTVNINLTVAVNLTIDNPNKVGMKYNNTTSTLIYRGEEVGEIPIPAGEVSADESVHMSVLVTVMADRFMSNSQVFNDVVAGSLSLSSYTKITGKVSIFKIFKVHVTTVSECSFTVFISNRTTSDEQYRRRVHSNQTGSLFGLHELSFNERMIN